A genomic stretch from Procambarus clarkii isolate CNS0578487 unplaced genomic scaffold, FALCON_Pclarkii_2.0 HiC_scaffold_234, whole genome shotgun sequence includes:
- the LOC123748778 gene encoding uncharacterized protein translates to MVVSEVPLSTIERDLLSRGLSFVIGPPTEPKRVQAVEETLSHLETQINKAWSKLRSGPQPHQERKQQPERSLSMKYLNPASVQGNTTFNLNGLHPQIQATLESLKTQVKQRTRGNLTKTHREALRALKARPDIIIKPADKGGTVVVWRKTNYTKEMVRHLSDETTYQKIQQGQTALENARTRSRNLVLKFFNNKQANSTGGILSSAARDYYLAFKAELPNLYLLPKIHKDLHPLTGTWQGRPVLSGCKAPTRPIDLICTALLNPLLSLLDERLKDTTDLLLKLRDLNASRGPVPENTTLFSLDKVSLYPSIPQREAARLVSTYFDDHKHLIRQPLRDAGVWRPPSRSLLEEAILHVMRDTILSFNSAAYRQVKGTAIGASSSVAIAEIFVHVAFEHQRALRPDKPDVYFRYIDDIFGIMTGQDTLLQSFYAWTNTAYENLKFTLEQSKTEINFLDTTVFIGSEDRLLHTKAYYKPTNLHTYLRYDSSHPSSLKNSLPYSLGLRLKRINSLEDTLATQLLDLWDMFSARGYPERVIATAKNKLDLKTRSELLIQASTPDPQSRWILPSLYFNGLASPLHNALTDIWNWLRNTYGDHPSWPRFAQTPPMLAWRRGKSLKDHLVHSCLHRTHCL, encoded by the coding sequence atggtggtaTCCGAGGTCCCTCTGAGCACCATAGAGAGGGACCTCTTGAGTAGGGGCCTGTCCTTTGTGATTGGGCCCCCTACAGAACCCAAACGAGTACAGGCAGTAGAGGAAACCCTCTCACACCTAGAGACACAGATTAACAAGGCATGGAGCAAACTCAGGTCAGGGCCACAACCCCACCAAGAAAGGAAACAACAACCCGAGAGATCGCTTTCAATGAAATACCTGAATCCTGCCTCAGTTCAAGGAAACACCACTTTCAATTTAAATGGACTTCACCCACAAATCCAGGCAACCCTGGAAAGCCTTAAAACACAGGTAAAACAGAGAACCCGTGGTAACCTTACAAAAACACACAGGGAGGCGCTACGCGCCCTTAAGGCTCGCCCAGACATTATAATTAAACCCGCGGATAAAGGCGGTACTGTAGTAGTCTGGAGAAAAACGAACTACACAAAGGAAATGGTAAGGCACCTCTCAGACGAGACGACTTACCAAAAAATACAGCAAGGCCAAACAGCCCTGGAGAACGCCAGGACAAGGAGTAGAAACCTGGTCCTGAAATTCTTTAACAATAAACAAGCAAACTCAACAGGAGGTATACTTAGCTCAGCAGCAAGAGACTATTACCTTGCCTTTAAAGCAGAGCTTCCGAACCTATACCTCCTTCCTAAGATTCATAAAGATTTACACCCTCTTACAGGTACATGGCAGGGCAGACCAGTCCTTAGCGGTTGCAAAGCACCAACTCGCCCAATTGATTTGATCTGCACAGCATTACTaaacccccttctctctcttttagaTGAACGTCTGAAAGACACAACTGATCTTTTGCTGAAACTGAGGGATTTGAATGCAAGCAGAGGACCCGTCCCAGAGAACACGACCCTGTTCTCCCTTGACAAAGTCTCCCTCTACCCAAGCATCCCCCAACGGGAGGCAGCGAGATTGGTCTCGACGTACTTCGACGACCATAAACACCTCATACGCCAGCCCCTCAGAGATGCAGGAGTTTGGAGGCCCCCATCAAGGTCTCTCCTGGAGGAAGCGATTCTGCATGTCATGAGGGATACAATTCTATCCTTCAATTCAGCAGCGTACAGACAAGTAAAGGGAACGGCAATTGGAGCATCAAGTAGTGTGGCTATAGCGGAAATCTTTGTTCACGTGGCCTTTGAGCACCAGAGAGCACTCCGCCCAGATAAACCAGACGTGTACTTCCGTTATATTgacgatattttcggtataatgacTGGACAAGACACACTCCTCCAGTCTTTCTACGCCTGGACAAATACAGCCTACGAAAATCTGAAGTTCACCTTGGAGCAGAGTAAAACAGAGATAAACTTCCTGGATACGACAGTGTTCATTGGCAGTGAGGACAGGCTCCTTCACACGAAGGCCTACTACAAGCCCACGAACCTGCACACGTATCTACGATACGACTCCAGTCACCCCTCCTCCTTGAAGAACTCCTTACCCTACTCCTTAGGTCTACGTTTGAAGAGGATAAACAGCCTTGAAGACACACTTGCTACTCAACTTCTAGACCTCTGGGACATGTTCTCAGCCAGAGGATACCCAGAACGAGTAATAGCAACGGCTAAAAACAAACTAGACCTGAAGACGAGGTCAGAGCTcctcatacaggcctccactccaGACCCTCAGTCGAGATGGATCCTCCCATCGCTGTATTTTAACGGCCTAGCAAGCCCTCTCCATAATGCCCTGACTGACATCTGGAACTGGCTGAGAAACACCTATGGGGACCACCCTTCTTGGCCTAGGTTTGCCCAAACACCTCCAATGCTGGCCTGGAGACGAGGAAAGTCACTTAAGGATCATCTAGTACATTCCTGCCTCCACAGGACACACTGCCTTTAA